One genomic segment of Brachyhypopomus gauderio isolate BG-103 chromosome 19, BGAUD_0.2, whole genome shotgun sequence includes these proteins:
- the per2 gene encoding period circadian protein homolog 2 isoform X1: MSEDLNSKSFLFSSLEGQDHASSCGPMATLHRISGFAEGAELGLASDGSDSSSQDPPASPHSDRKGALSLHEDVEMKSSGSSGSGTESHGNESHGNESHGNESHGNESTGSSHGNSKDSALLESSGSNKSSNSHSPSPPSSSNAFSLLSASSEPDNPSTSGCSSEESAKAKTQKELIKTLKELKRHLPVERRTKGSKSSTLNTLKYALRCVRQVEANEEYYQLLMINDSQPSGLDVSSYTIEEIDSITSEYTLKSTDIFAVAVSLVTGKIVYISDQAASILNCKRAVFKNAKFVEFLTPQDVSVYYSFTTPYRLPSWSMCTGAESSPSDCMQEKSFFCRISGGKEREGDLHYCPFRMTPYLMKVQDTEHTEDQFCCLLLAERVHSGYEAPRIPTDKRIFTTTHTPGCVFQDVDERAVPLLGYLPQDLIGTPVLLHLHPNDRPIMLGIHRKILQYAGQPFDHSSIRFCARNGEYVTIDTSWSSFVNPWSRKVSFIIGRHKVRMGPVNEDVFSAPPTAEGKAMDSDIQEITEQIHRLLLQPVHNNGSSGYGSLGSNDHLMSVPSSSESNGNRPRGDDEETSRAKPRTFQEICKGVHMQKNQEQQSKKNSGTELLQKAVRPKDSAPPVKDSAPPVNWRESVENQSVQEELAFKDQTVYSYQQISCLDSVIRYLESCNVPVTVKRKCQSSSNTTSSTSDEDKQKAAESSVQMLEESDHLKAQADLSKKASASAVVGSSLTPLALPSKAESVVSITSQCSYSSTIVHVGDKKPQPESEMTEDGPSAGDAGEGLAPPPPPPAVSPPHQEREAYKKLGLTKQVLAAHTQKEEQAFLSRFRDLRGVHAFKADCSLYLERQKGHVQCDAGPARVCKPGDTAEPAVRRGGRNRKTKPKRVRQNESSDSTVSHRRHRVPTQELQGLNQTSWSPSETSQSTFPVTYPAMMPAYPLQVYPGTSAITPGVDACLSGFGDAQCSQDPRCPVQTPFTAPLITPMVAVVLPGYMYPQIGGVQGPFTAPAPFSPQTLLPPQTLLPPQGVFQPPTTFPVQTQFTTQNPFSQSAPFPAQPFPFTLPDNPPTEPELREGPSRSSTPQSVGGRDQSSPPLFQSRCSSPLQLNLLQLEETQRSVERQDSCAPSAGAQGNCSTATEKGRNASTPAKTEKEQGEGCAGDDHHGDALSSSSDLMDVLLLEDSRSGTGSATSGSMGSASNGCGMSACGTSACGTSASGVSASGTRSSNTSNNSSNYFGSVDSSQKSHKAKLLGGGASGPVNMEGSEMIKYVLQDPLWLLTANADEAIMMTYQVPSRDIQQVLREDREKLRRMHKSQPRFSEDQRRELADLHPWMRRGGLPKAIDVKACAGCEGFMEMMAEDDLPDLNMGESEPHDITANPHQLQQRT; the protein is encoded by the exons ATGTCTGAAGACCTCAACTCCAAATCGTTCCTGTTCTCTTCTCTGGAGGGCCAAGACCACGCCTCCAGCTGTGGTCCCATGGCAACGCTTCATCGAATCAGTGGTTTcgcagagggggcggagcttggCCTGGCCTCTGACGGCAGTGACAGCAGCAGCCAGGACCCTCCTGCCTCTCCCCACAGCGACCGCAAGGGGGCGCTCTCCCTGCACGAGGACGTGGAAATGAAGAGCAGCGGCTCCAGCGGAAGTGGTACCGAGTCGCACGGCAACGAGTCGCACGGCAACGAGTCCCATGGCAACGAGTCGCACGGCAACGAGTCGACTGGAAGTTCCCATGGCAATAGCAAGGATTCGGCCCTTTTAGAATCATCAGGCAGCAATAAGAG CTCCAACTCTCATAGTCCATCTCCACCCAGCAGCTCCAACGCCTTCAGTCTGCTGAGTGCCAGTTCTGAACCGGACAATCCCTCCACCAGTGGCTGCag TAGTGAAGAATCTGCCAAGGCTAAGACCCAGAAGGAGCTGATCAAGACGCTGAAGGAGTTGAAACGGCACCTCCCGGTGGAGAGGAGGACTAAAGGCAGCAAGTCCAGCACGCTCAACACGCTCAAATACGCCCTGCGCTGCGTCAGACAGGTGGAAG CTAATGAGGAGTACTACCAGCTGTTGATGATAAATGACAGCCAGCCCTCGGGCCTGGACGTATCCTCATACACCATCGAGGAGATCGACAGCATCACCTCCGAATACACCCTCAAAAGCACA GACATCTTTGCGGTGGCCGTGTCTCTCGTTACGGGGAAGATCGTGTACATCTCGGACCAGGCAGCATCCATCCTCAACTGCAAGCGTGCTGTCTTCAAGAACGCCAAGTTTGTGGAGTTCCTGACGCCACAGGACGTCAGTGTGTACTACAGCTTCACCACCCCATACAGACTCCCGTCATGGAGCATGTGCACCGGGGCAG AATCCTCACCGTCCGACTGCATGCAGGAGAAGTCTTTTTTCTGCCGGATCAG TGGGGGAAAGGAGCGTGAAGGAGATCTACACTACTGCCCCTTCCGCATGACCCCGTACCTGATGAAGGTCCAGGACACCGAGCACACAGAAGACCAGTTCTGCTGCCTCCTGCTGGCCGAGCGGGTTCACTCCGGCTACGAAG CTCCAAGGATTCCCACTGACAAACGCATcttcactaccacacacacaccaggctgTGTGTTCCAGGACGTTGATGAGAG GGCAGTGCCGTTGCTAGGATACCTACCGCAGGATCTGATTGGTACTCCAGTGCTTCTGCATCTCCACCCAAACGACCGACCAATCATGCTCGGGATCCACAGGAAGA TCCTGCAGTATGCGGGCCAGCCTTTTGACCACTCCTCCATCCGCTTCTGCGCACGCAACGGCGAGTACGTCACCATCGACACCAGCTGGTCCAGCTTCGTCAACCCCTGGAGCCGCAAGGTGTCCTTCATCATCGGACGACACAAAGTCCGCAT GGGCCCCGTGAACGAGGATGTGTTTTCAGCTCCGCCCACAGCGGAGGGGAAGGCCATGGACTCTGACATCCAGGAAATAACTGAACAGATACACAGACTACTGCTGCAG CCTGTCCATAATAACGGCTCGAGTGGTTATGGCAGCTTGGGCAGTAATGATCACCTGATGAGCGTACCGTCGTCCAGCGAGAGCAACGGTAACCGTCCCCGCGGCGACGACGAGGAGACCAGCAGAGCCAAACCC AGAACATTTCAGGAGATTTGTAAAGGTGTGCATATGCAGAAGAACCAGGAGCAGCAGTCTAAAAAGAATTCAGGAA CAGAACTGCTCCAGAAGGCGGTGCGGCCCAAAGACTCCGCCCCCCCTGTGAAAGACTCCGCCCCCCCTGTGaactggagagagagtgtggagaacCAGTCTGTGCAGGAGGAACTCGCCTTCAAAGACCAGACGGTTTATTCCTACCAGCAGATCAGCTGCTTGGACAGCGTCATCAG gtatcTAGAGAGCTGCAACGTTCCTGTCACTGTGAAGAGGAAGTGTCAGTCCTCCTCCAACACCACGTCCTCCACCTCAGACGAGGACAAGCAGAAGGCAGCAGAGAGCTCCGTTCAGATGTTGGAAG AGTCAGATCACCTGAAGGCCCAGGCGGACCTGTCCAAGAAGGCGTCGGCCTCAGCGGTGGTGggctcctccctcacccccctgGCCCTGCCCAGCAAGGCGGAGAGCGTGGTCTCCATCACCAGCCAGTGCAGTTACAGCAGCACCATCGTACATGTGGGAGACAAGAAGCCTCAGCCGGAGTCCG AGATGACGGAGGACGGCCCCAGTGCGGGCGATGCAGGGGAGGGccttgccccgcccccaccGCCTCCTGCAGTTTCACCTCCCCACCAGGAGAGGGAGGCCTACAAGAAACTGGGCCTGACCAAGCAAGTGCTGGCGGCCCACACACAGAAGGAGGAGCAGGCCTTCCTCAGCCGCTTCCGGGACCTGCGGGGGGTCCACGCCTTCAAAGCAGACTGCTCGCTCTACCTGGAGAGGCAGAAGGGACACGTCCAGTGCGACG cTGGCCCTGCTCGTGTTTGTAAGCCCGGAGACACAGCTGAGCCCGCGGTTCGCCGTGGCGGCCGCAACAggaagaccaagcccaagcgcGTGCGTCAGAACGAGTCGTCCGACAGCACCGTGTCCCACCGCAGACACCGTGTGCCCACGCAGGAGCTGCAGGGCCTGAACCAGACCTCCTGGTCTCCCTCCGAAACCTCCCAGTCCACCTTCCCCGTCACCTACCCAGCCATGATGCCTGCCTACCCCCTGCAGGTGTACCCAGGGACCAGCGCCATCACCCCCGGGGTGGACGCCTGCCTCTCCGGCTTCGGGGACGCCCAGTGCAGCCAAGACCCACGCTGCCCCGTGCAGACTCCGTTTACGGCCCCTCTCATCACACCCATGGTGGCTGTGGTGTTGCCGGGCTACATGTACCCCCAGATAGGAGGTGTCCAAGGACCATTCACTGCCCCAGCACCCTTCTCCCCCCAGACTCTGTTGCCCCCCCAGACTCTGTTGCCCCCCCAGGGCGTATTCCAGCCCCCCACCACATTCCCCGTGCAGACTCAGTTCACCACACAGAACCCTTTCAGCCAATCAGCACCCTTCCCTGCTCAGCCGTTCCCGTTCACGCTCCCGGACAACCCGCCCACCGAGCCGGAACTGAGGGAGGGGCCGTCACGGAGCTCCACCCCTCAGTCGGTGGGTGGGCGGGACCAGTCGTCTCCGCCCCTTTTCCAGTCTCGCTGCAGTTCCCCCCTGCAGCTCAACCTGCTGCAGCTGGAGGAGACCCAGCGCTCTGTGGAGAGACAGGACAGCTGTGCGCCCTCTGCTGGAGCTCAGGGGAACTGCAGCACTGCAACAGAGAAAGGAAGGAACGCTAGCACACCGGCCAAGACCGAGAAAGAGCAG GGTGAGGGCTGTGCTGGTGATGATCACCATGGCGATGCACTCTCCTCGTCCAGTGACCTCATGGACGTCCTCCTGCTCGAAGACTCCCGTTCGGGAACCGGCTCGGCCACGTCCGGCTCCATGGGCTCCGCCTCCAACGGCTGCGGGATGTCTGCCTGCGGGACGTCGGCCTGCGGGACGTCGGCCAGTGGTGTATCTGCTAGCGGGACCA ggaGCAGTAACACCAGTAATAACAGCAGTAACTACTTTGGCAGTGTTGACTCTTCCCAGAAGTCCCACAAGGCCAAGCTCCTGGGGGGCGGAGCTTCAGGGCCGGTGAACATGGAGGGGAGTGAGATGATCAAGTATGTGCTGCAGGACCCGCTGTGGCTCCTCACAGCCAATGCAGACGAGGCGATTATGATGACCTATCAGGTGCCATCTCG tgACATTCAGCAGGTGCTGCGTGAGGACCGTGAGAAGCTGAGACGGATGCACAAGTCTCAGCCCCGTTTCTCTGAGGACCAGAGGAGAGAGCTGGCTGACCTTCACCCCTGGATGCGCAGGGGAGGCCTGCCTAAGGCCATAGACGTGAAG GCATGTGCTGGCTGTGAAGGTTTCATGGAGATGATGGCAGAAGACGATCTTCCTGACCTGAACATGGGGGAGTCAGAGCCCCATGACATCACAGCAAACCCCCACCAGCTGCAACAAAGAACCTGA
- the per2 gene encoding period circadian protein homolog 2 isoform X2, with amino-acid sequence MSEDLNSKSFLFSSLEGQDHASSCGPMATLHRISGFAEGAELGLASDGSDSSSQDPPASPHSDRKGALSLHEDVEMKSSGSSGSGTESHGNESHGNESHGNESHGNESTGSSHGNSKDSALLESSGSNKSSNSHSPSPPSSSNAFSLLSASSEPDNPSTSGCSSEESAKAKTQKELIKTLKELKRHLPVERRTKGSKSSTLNTLKYALRCVRQVEANEEYYQLLMINDSQPSGLDVSSYTIEEIDSITSEYTLKSTDIFAVAVSLVTGKIVYISDQAASILNCKRAVFKNAKFVEFLTPQDVSVYYSFTTPYRLPSWSMCTGAESSPSDCMQEKSFFCRISGGKEREGDLHYCPFRMTPYLMKVQDTEHTEDQFCCLLLAERVHSGYEAPRIPTDKRIFTTTHTPGCVFQDVDERAVPLLGYLPQDLIGTPVLLHLHPNDRPIMLGIHRKILQYAGQPFDHSSIRFCARNGEYVTIDTSWSSFVNPWSRKVSFIIGRHKVRMGPVNEDVFSAPPTAEGKAMDSDIQEITEQIHRLLLQPVHNNGSSGYGSLGSNDHLMSVPSSSESNGNRPRGDDEETSRAKPRTFQEICKGVHMQKNQEQQSKKNSGKLLQKAVRPKDSAPPVKDSAPPVNWRESVENQSVQEELAFKDQTVYSYQQISCLDSVIRYLESCNVPVTVKRKCQSSSNTTSSTSDEDKQKAAESSVQMLEESDHLKAQADLSKKASASAVVGSSLTPLALPSKAESVVSITSQCSYSSTIVHVGDKKPQPESEMTEDGPSAGDAGEGLAPPPPPPAVSPPHQEREAYKKLGLTKQVLAAHTQKEEQAFLSRFRDLRGVHAFKADCSLYLERQKGHVQCDAGPARVCKPGDTAEPAVRRGGRNRKTKPKRVRQNESSDSTVSHRRHRVPTQELQGLNQTSWSPSETSQSTFPVTYPAMMPAYPLQVYPGTSAITPGVDACLSGFGDAQCSQDPRCPVQTPFTAPLITPMVAVVLPGYMYPQIGGVQGPFTAPAPFSPQTLLPPQTLLPPQGVFQPPTTFPVQTQFTTQNPFSQSAPFPAQPFPFTLPDNPPTEPELREGPSRSSTPQSVGGRDQSSPPLFQSRCSSPLQLNLLQLEETQRSVERQDSCAPSAGAQGNCSTATEKGRNASTPAKTEKEQGEGCAGDDHHGDALSSSSDLMDVLLLEDSRSGTGSATSGSMGSASNGCGMSACGTSACGTSASGVSASGTRSSNTSNNSSNYFGSVDSSQKSHKAKLLGGGASGPVNMEGSEMIKYVLQDPLWLLTANADEAIMMTYQVPSRDIQQVLREDREKLRRMHKSQPRFSEDQRRELADLHPWMRRGGLPKAIDVKACAGCEGFMEMMAEDDLPDLNMGESEPHDITANPHQLQQRT; translated from the exons ATGTCTGAAGACCTCAACTCCAAATCGTTCCTGTTCTCTTCTCTGGAGGGCCAAGACCACGCCTCCAGCTGTGGTCCCATGGCAACGCTTCATCGAATCAGTGGTTTcgcagagggggcggagcttggCCTGGCCTCTGACGGCAGTGACAGCAGCAGCCAGGACCCTCCTGCCTCTCCCCACAGCGACCGCAAGGGGGCGCTCTCCCTGCACGAGGACGTGGAAATGAAGAGCAGCGGCTCCAGCGGAAGTGGTACCGAGTCGCACGGCAACGAGTCGCACGGCAACGAGTCCCATGGCAACGAGTCGCACGGCAACGAGTCGACTGGAAGTTCCCATGGCAATAGCAAGGATTCGGCCCTTTTAGAATCATCAGGCAGCAATAAGAG CTCCAACTCTCATAGTCCATCTCCACCCAGCAGCTCCAACGCCTTCAGTCTGCTGAGTGCCAGTTCTGAACCGGACAATCCCTCCACCAGTGGCTGCag TAGTGAAGAATCTGCCAAGGCTAAGACCCAGAAGGAGCTGATCAAGACGCTGAAGGAGTTGAAACGGCACCTCCCGGTGGAGAGGAGGACTAAAGGCAGCAAGTCCAGCACGCTCAACACGCTCAAATACGCCCTGCGCTGCGTCAGACAGGTGGAAG CTAATGAGGAGTACTACCAGCTGTTGATGATAAATGACAGCCAGCCCTCGGGCCTGGACGTATCCTCATACACCATCGAGGAGATCGACAGCATCACCTCCGAATACACCCTCAAAAGCACA GACATCTTTGCGGTGGCCGTGTCTCTCGTTACGGGGAAGATCGTGTACATCTCGGACCAGGCAGCATCCATCCTCAACTGCAAGCGTGCTGTCTTCAAGAACGCCAAGTTTGTGGAGTTCCTGACGCCACAGGACGTCAGTGTGTACTACAGCTTCACCACCCCATACAGACTCCCGTCATGGAGCATGTGCACCGGGGCAG AATCCTCACCGTCCGACTGCATGCAGGAGAAGTCTTTTTTCTGCCGGATCAG TGGGGGAAAGGAGCGTGAAGGAGATCTACACTACTGCCCCTTCCGCATGACCCCGTACCTGATGAAGGTCCAGGACACCGAGCACACAGAAGACCAGTTCTGCTGCCTCCTGCTGGCCGAGCGGGTTCACTCCGGCTACGAAG CTCCAAGGATTCCCACTGACAAACGCATcttcactaccacacacacaccaggctgTGTGTTCCAGGACGTTGATGAGAG GGCAGTGCCGTTGCTAGGATACCTACCGCAGGATCTGATTGGTACTCCAGTGCTTCTGCATCTCCACCCAAACGACCGACCAATCATGCTCGGGATCCACAGGAAGA TCCTGCAGTATGCGGGCCAGCCTTTTGACCACTCCTCCATCCGCTTCTGCGCACGCAACGGCGAGTACGTCACCATCGACACCAGCTGGTCCAGCTTCGTCAACCCCTGGAGCCGCAAGGTGTCCTTCATCATCGGACGACACAAAGTCCGCAT GGGCCCCGTGAACGAGGATGTGTTTTCAGCTCCGCCCACAGCGGAGGGGAAGGCCATGGACTCTGACATCCAGGAAATAACTGAACAGATACACAGACTACTGCTGCAG CCTGTCCATAATAACGGCTCGAGTGGTTATGGCAGCTTGGGCAGTAATGATCACCTGATGAGCGTACCGTCGTCCAGCGAGAGCAACGGTAACCGTCCCCGCGGCGACGACGAGGAGACCAGCAGAGCCAAACCC AGAACATTTCAGGAGATTTGTAAAGGTGTGCATATGCAGAAGAACCAGGAGCAGCAGTCTAAAAAGAATTCAGGAA AACTGCTCCAGAAGGCGGTGCGGCCCAAAGACTCCGCCCCCCCTGTGAAAGACTCCGCCCCCCCTGTGaactggagagagagtgtggagaacCAGTCTGTGCAGGAGGAACTCGCCTTCAAAGACCAGACGGTTTATTCCTACCAGCAGATCAGCTGCTTGGACAGCGTCATCAG gtatcTAGAGAGCTGCAACGTTCCTGTCACTGTGAAGAGGAAGTGTCAGTCCTCCTCCAACACCACGTCCTCCACCTCAGACGAGGACAAGCAGAAGGCAGCAGAGAGCTCCGTTCAGATGTTGGAAG AGTCAGATCACCTGAAGGCCCAGGCGGACCTGTCCAAGAAGGCGTCGGCCTCAGCGGTGGTGggctcctccctcacccccctgGCCCTGCCCAGCAAGGCGGAGAGCGTGGTCTCCATCACCAGCCAGTGCAGTTACAGCAGCACCATCGTACATGTGGGAGACAAGAAGCCTCAGCCGGAGTCCG AGATGACGGAGGACGGCCCCAGTGCGGGCGATGCAGGGGAGGGccttgccccgcccccaccGCCTCCTGCAGTTTCACCTCCCCACCAGGAGAGGGAGGCCTACAAGAAACTGGGCCTGACCAAGCAAGTGCTGGCGGCCCACACACAGAAGGAGGAGCAGGCCTTCCTCAGCCGCTTCCGGGACCTGCGGGGGGTCCACGCCTTCAAAGCAGACTGCTCGCTCTACCTGGAGAGGCAGAAGGGACACGTCCAGTGCGACG cTGGCCCTGCTCGTGTTTGTAAGCCCGGAGACACAGCTGAGCCCGCGGTTCGCCGTGGCGGCCGCAACAggaagaccaagcccaagcgcGTGCGTCAGAACGAGTCGTCCGACAGCACCGTGTCCCACCGCAGACACCGTGTGCCCACGCAGGAGCTGCAGGGCCTGAACCAGACCTCCTGGTCTCCCTCCGAAACCTCCCAGTCCACCTTCCCCGTCACCTACCCAGCCATGATGCCTGCCTACCCCCTGCAGGTGTACCCAGGGACCAGCGCCATCACCCCCGGGGTGGACGCCTGCCTCTCCGGCTTCGGGGACGCCCAGTGCAGCCAAGACCCACGCTGCCCCGTGCAGACTCCGTTTACGGCCCCTCTCATCACACCCATGGTGGCTGTGGTGTTGCCGGGCTACATGTACCCCCAGATAGGAGGTGTCCAAGGACCATTCACTGCCCCAGCACCCTTCTCCCCCCAGACTCTGTTGCCCCCCCAGACTCTGTTGCCCCCCCAGGGCGTATTCCAGCCCCCCACCACATTCCCCGTGCAGACTCAGTTCACCACACAGAACCCTTTCAGCCAATCAGCACCCTTCCCTGCTCAGCCGTTCCCGTTCACGCTCCCGGACAACCCGCCCACCGAGCCGGAACTGAGGGAGGGGCCGTCACGGAGCTCCACCCCTCAGTCGGTGGGTGGGCGGGACCAGTCGTCTCCGCCCCTTTTCCAGTCTCGCTGCAGTTCCCCCCTGCAGCTCAACCTGCTGCAGCTGGAGGAGACCCAGCGCTCTGTGGAGAGACAGGACAGCTGTGCGCCCTCTGCTGGAGCTCAGGGGAACTGCAGCACTGCAACAGAGAAAGGAAGGAACGCTAGCACACCGGCCAAGACCGAGAAAGAGCAG GGTGAGGGCTGTGCTGGTGATGATCACCATGGCGATGCACTCTCCTCGTCCAGTGACCTCATGGACGTCCTCCTGCTCGAAGACTCCCGTTCGGGAACCGGCTCGGCCACGTCCGGCTCCATGGGCTCCGCCTCCAACGGCTGCGGGATGTCTGCCTGCGGGACGTCGGCCTGCGGGACGTCGGCCAGTGGTGTATCTGCTAGCGGGACCA ggaGCAGTAACACCAGTAATAACAGCAGTAACTACTTTGGCAGTGTTGACTCTTCCCAGAAGTCCCACAAGGCCAAGCTCCTGGGGGGCGGAGCTTCAGGGCCGGTGAACATGGAGGGGAGTGAGATGATCAAGTATGTGCTGCAGGACCCGCTGTGGCTCCTCACAGCCAATGCAGACGAGGCGATTATGATGACCTATCAGGTGCCATCTCG tgACATTCAGCAGGTGCTGCGTGAGGACCGTGAGAAGCTGAGACGGATGCACAAGTCTCAGCCCCGTTTCTCTGAGGACCAGAGGAGAGAGCTGGCTGACCTTCACCCCTGGATGCGCAGGGGAGGCCTGCCTAAGGCCATAGACGTGAAG GCATGTGCTGGCTGTGAAGGTTTCATGGAGATGATGGCAGAAGACGATCTTCCTGACCTGAACATGGGGGAGTCAGAGCCCCATGACATCACAGCAAACCCCCACCAGCTGCAACAAAGAACCTGA